In Candidatus Defluviibacterium haderslevense, the following are encoded in one genomic region:
- a CDS encoding doxx family protein produces MNLSNFYLNGLRISIGVIYVWFGMLKFFPHLSPAEELSEKTISIITFQLFTGVLAVKLLAALEVAIGILLLVNWQLKIAISIMLFHMLCTLTPAFVLPELFFTNPPYGLTLVGQYIIKNLVFIFGALLIYNQQKNI; encoded by the coding sequence ATGAATCTTTCTAATTTTTATTTAAACGGTTTACGAATCAGTATTGGAGTTATATATGTATGGTTTGGAATGTTGAAATTTTTTCCGCATCTCAGTCCTGCTGAAGAACTATCTGAAAAGACCATTTCCATTATTACATTTCAATTGTTTACAGGCGTTCTAGCTGTTAAATTATTAGCTGCACTAGAAGTTGCAATTGGTATTCTTCTATTGGTGAATTGGCAATTGAAAATAGCTATTAGCATTATGTTATTTCACATGTTGTGTACCCTTACACCTGCATTTGTCTTACCTGAATTATTTTTCACAAATCCTCCATATGGATTAACCTTGGTTGGTCAGTATATTATAAAAAATTTGGTTTTTATTTTTGGAGCATTGCTCATTTACAATCAACAAAAAAATATTTAG
- the paaA gene encoding 1,2-phenylacetyl-CoA epoxidase subunit A, producing the protein MTEEEKLEQFNATIEKDGKIEPNDWMPDQYRKTVLRQMTQHAHSEVIGMQPEGNWVLRAPTLRAKKILLAKIQDEGGHGLYLYSAAETLGEDRSEMIQQLHDGKAKYSHIFNYPTLNWADIGAIGWLVDGAAIVNQVSLQRTSYGPYARAMVRICKEESFHQRQGYEIMAKMMNGTDAQREMAQDAMNRWWWPSLMMFGPHDKDSWHTQESMRWKIKRASNDDLRQRFIDKTVDQAHVIELTVPDKDLKFNEETKHWDIGPINWDEFWNVVKGNGLCNHKRMAHHIQFHNEGKWVRDAVIQYGAKLNEQIKMN; encoded by the coding sequence ATGACAGAGGAAGAAAAACTAGAACAATTCAATGCAACCATCGAGAAAGATGGAAAAATTGAACCTAATGATTGGATGCCTGATCAATATCGAAAAACGGTTCTAAGACAAATGACCCAACATGCCCATTCAGAAGTCATTGGCATGCAACCAGAAGGTAATTGGGTGTTGAGAGCTCCAACTCTTAGAGCAAAGAAGATTTTGCTTGCAAAAATTCAAGATGAAGGTGGACATGGCTTATATCTATATTCAGCTGCGGAAACTTTAGGTGAGGACCGATCAGAAATGATTCAGCAATTGCATGATGGTAAAGCTAAGTATTCTCATATTTTTAATTATCCTACTTTAAATTGGGCAGATATAGGAGCTATTGGATGGCTTGTTGATGGTGCAGCCATTGTAAATCAAGTTTCTTTACAAAGAACTTCATATGGTCCTTATGCAAGAGCCATGGTCAGAATTTGTAAGGAGGAAAGTTTTCATCAGCGTCAAGGTTATGAAATTATGGCTAAAATGATGAATGGAACCGATGCACAGCGCGAAATGGCCCAGGATGCGATGAATCGTTGGTGGTGGCCATCATTAATGATGTTTGGTCCACATGATAAAGATTCATGGCATACACAGGAGTCTATGCGATGGAAGATAAAGCGCGCAAGTAATGATGATTTGCGTCAACGATTTATTGATAAGACGGTTGACCAAGCACATGTCATTGAATTAACCGTTCCGGATAAAGATTTAAAATTCAATGAAGAAACTAAACATTGGGATATAGGACCTATCAATTGGGATGAATTTTGGAATGTAGTCAAAGGAAATGGTTTATGTAATCACAAAAGAATGGCACATCATATTCAATTTCACAATGAAGGAAAATGGGTTCGAGATGCTGTTATTCAATATGGAGCTAAATTAAATGAACAAATTAAAATGAATTAA
- the paaB gene encoding 1,2-phenylacetyl-CoA epoxidase subunit B yields the protein MENNSDQLPLWEVFIQKSGGPFKHEGSVHASDAKMALQNARDVYTRRGEGRTIWVVPANSIASTTVNDEGEFFDPADNKIYRHPTFYTVPEGAKNI from the coding sequence ATGGAAAATAATAGTGATCAACTCCCATTATGGGAAGTTTTTATACAAAAATCCGGAGGTCCTTTTAAACACGAAGGAAGTGTACATGCTTCTGATGCTAAAATGGCCCTTCAAAATGCACGTGATGTATATACCCGCAGAGGTGAAGGTCGAACCATTTGGGTAGTTCCCGCCAATAGTATTGCTTCAACTACAGTCAATGATGAGGGTGAATTCTTTGATCCGGCAGATAATAAAATTTATAGACACCCAACATTTTACACAGTTCCGGAAGGCGCCAAAAATATTTAA
- the paaC gene encoding phenylacetate-CoA oxygenase subunit PaaC: MEPNKVLYQFVLRLADHNMIMAQRMAEWCSRGPILEEDLALTNISLDLLGQAELFYDYAVELSGVNQCADDLAFLRSERAYLNCLLVEQPNGDYANTMVKLLLFSCFEKHLYTSLLNSTDHRIADLAAKGIKEVRYHYRHSCDWVVRLSLGTEESKQRIINAMIELWRFVDDMFEMNEIDRALISSGISVDLNTCYAAWKSDMDQIFNACKIEIPDVDNIVKGGIHGIHTEHLGHILCEMQFLQRAHPGAKW, from the coding sequence ATGGAACCAAATAAAGTATTGTATCAATTCGTTTTGAGATTGGCAGATCATAATATGATAATGGCCCAACGAATGGCTGAATGGTGTAGTAGAGGTCCTATTCTAGAAGAAGATTTAGCCTTAACCAATATTTCATTGGATTTACTTGGACAAGCAGAACTGTTTTATGATTATGCTGTTGAACTATCAGGTGTAAATCAATGTGCAGATGATCTAGCATTTTTAAGAAGCGAAAGAGCTTATTTAAATTGCTTGTTAGTTGAACAACCCAATGGTGATTATGCAAATACCATGGTAAAGCTGTTGCTTTTTAGTTGTTTTGAAAAACATCTTTATACATCTTTGCTAAATAGTACAGATCACAGAATCGCAGACTTAGCTGCAAAAGGTATTAAAGAGGTGCGATATCATTATAGACACAGTTGCGATTGGGTTGTTCGACTCAGTCTTGGAACTGAAGAAAGTAAGCAAAGGATAATAAATGCAATGATTGAATTATGGCGTTTTGTTGACGATATGTTTGAAATGAATGAGATAGATAGGGCATTAATATCATCTGGAATCAGTGTGGATTTAAATACTTGTTATGCTGCATGGAAATCTGATATGGACCAAATATTTAATGCATGCAAAATAGAAATACCTGATGTTGACAATATAGTAAAAGGTGGTATTCATGGCATTCATACAGAACATCTTGGGCATATATTATGTGAGATGCAATTTTTACAAAGAGCACATCCAGGAGCAAAATGGTAA
- the paaJ gene encoding phenylacetate-CoA oxygenase subunit PaaJ has translation MVKQLIHTKDEIFKLLDDICDPEIPVVSIHEMGILRDVKLYEDTCEVIITPTYSGCPAMDIIEQDIIALLKKNGIPNIKVTTIYSPAWTTDWMSDTTKEKLRKFGIAAPLHSSCSSWLKSSQENVHCPLCNSTHTKLISQFGSTACKALYKCEDCLEPFDYFKCH, from the coding sequence ATGGTAAAGCAATTAATACATACGAAGGACGAAATTTTTAAATTATTGGATGACATTTGTGATCCTGAAATTCCCGTGGTGTCCATTCATGAAATGGGCATCCTCAGGGATGTTAAACTTTATGAAGATACTTGTGAAGTGATCATCACTCCAACTTATTCTGGTTGTCCAGCTATGGACATTATTGAACAAGATATTATTGCCTTACTCAAAAAGAACGGCATTCCAAATATCAAAGTAACGACAATCTATTCACCGGCGTGGACTACGGATTGGATGTCTGATACTACTAAAGAAAAATTGCGAAAATTTGGAATAGCTGCACCTTTGCATTCTTCTTGTTCCAGTTGGTTAAAATCAAGTCAGGAAAATGTTCATTGCCCATTATGCAATTCAACACACACTAAGTTGATTTCGCAATTTGGCTCTACAGCTTGTAAAGCATTATATAAGTGTGAAGATTGTTTGGAGCCCTTTGATTATTTTAAATGTCACTAG
- the fumC gene encoding class II fumarate hydratase, which translates to MEFRIEKDTMGQVKVPAHVYWGAQTQRSVENFKIAEDINKMPREIIIAFAYLKKAAALTNKDAGVLSHKTCQLISDVCDEIIAGQWMDQFPLVVWQTGSGTQSNMNVNEVIAYRAHVKEGGSLMDEKKIIHPNDDVNKSQSSNDTFPTAMHIAAYKILIETTIPGIKKLRDTLLQKSIEFNKIVKIGRTHLMDATPLTLGQEISGYVSQLNHGIKAIEHTLAHLSELALGGTAVGTGINTPPGYSENVAQYIASLTGLPFITAENKFESLAAHDAIVEAHGALKTVACSLMKIANDVRLLASGPRCGIGEISIPDNEPGSSIMPGKVNPTQCEALTMVAAQVLGNDVAINVGGCMGHFELNVFKPVMIYNFLHSARLIGDACISFNDRCAEGIAPIAENIKNNLDHSLMLVTSLNTKIGYYKAAEIAQTAHKQGKTLKQTAVELGYVTAEEFDLWVRPEDMVGKI; encoded by the coding sequence ATGGAATTTAGAATTGAAAAAGATACTATGGGTCAAGTCAAAGTACCGGCTCATGTATATTGGGGAGCACAAACACAACGATCAGTAGAAAATTTTAAAATTGCTGAAGATATCAATAAAATGCCACGTGAGATCATTATTGCATTCGCGTATTTAAAAAAAGCAGCTGCACTTACCAATAAAGATGCTGGGGTATTATCGCATAAAACTTGCCAACTGATTTCTGATGTATGTGATGAAATTATTGCCGGTCAATGGATGGATCAATTTCCATTAGTGGTTTGGCAAACAGGTTCAGGAACTCAATCGAATATGAATGTCAATGAAGTTATAGCTTATCGAGCACATGTAAAAGAAGGCGGTTCATTAATGGATGAGAAAAAAATCATTCATCCAAACGATGATGTTAACAAATCACAATCATCCAATGATACATTTCCGACGGCAATGCATATAGCAGCCTACAAAATATTAATAGAAACAACAATACCTGGCATTAAAAAACTAAGAGATACCCTACTCCAAAAATCAATTGAATTTAACAAAATCGTTAAAATAGGTCGTACACATTTAATGGATGCGACACCACTAACATTGGGTCAAGAAATTTCAGGCTACGTATCACAATTAAATCATGGAATCAAAGCTATAGAACATACCCTAGCCCATTTATCTGAACTTGCTTTAGGTGGAACAGCAGTTGGAACTGGGATCAACACGCCTCCGGGTTATTCCGAAAACGTTGCTCAATATATAGCATCTCTTACAGGCTTACCTTTTATAACGGCTGAAAATAAATTTGAATCACTAGCAGCACATGATGCAATAGTTGAGGCACACGGCGCATTAAAAACGGTAGCTTGCAGCCTCATGAAGATCGCCAATGATGTGCGTTTATTAGCATCAGGTCCAAGGTGTGGTATTGGCGAAATCTCTATACCGGATAATGAACCCGGATCTTCTATTATGCCGGGAAAAGTTAATCCTACACAATGCGAAGCCCTAACTATGGTTGCAGCTCAGGTACTTGGAAATGATGTAGCCATAAATGTCGGAGGATGCATGGGGCATTTTGAATTAAATGTATTCAAACCTGTGATGATATATAATTTTTTACATAGTGCAAGATTGATAGGTGATGCATGTATTTCATTCAATGATCGTTGTGCAGAAGGTATTGCACCCATCGCAGAAAACATTAAAAACAATCTGGACCACTCACTCATGCTGGTAACTTCTTTGAATACAAAGATCGGATATTACAAAGCCGCTGAAATAGCTCAGACCGCCCACAAGCAAGGAAAGACCTTAAAACAAACAGCCGTAGAATTAGGATATGTTACGGCAGAAGAATTTGATCTTTGGGTTAGACCTGAAGATATGGTTGGAAAGATCTAA
- a CDS encoding choice-of-anchor B family protein: protein MKYTYAYILICIFVLIQFSMTAQIKNHVELLSVVKPPENSSSIWGYTSPAGEEYGILGTSQGVRIYALSDPTQPKELLFIKSNECLWRELKSYEHYIYVVSECNDSLLIIDMSQVDSIRYKYVGTLYNKNNEPTLMLTSHTIYIDDKGYIYLCGARDIGNGFAILDPHQDPWQPTILFDYKDAYMHEVHAYKDVFYGAELFNGVFSIWDIKDPTSPLRLSDQQTYKHFTHSVWVEKDRPILYTADETNKAIVEAWDVSDPNDIKRTDYFQVENDTDPLTIPHNVFHLQDHLYISWYTEGVRILDTRFPDNLVEVGYYDTYPDKEKGFHGCWSVYPYFKSGLIIASDIEFGMYVMRFDGNRAGYIQGKIRDQQTGLPIYNASIKLSNGTIKHQRFSQLSGIYKTGLSESGLTQIHIEKPGYHSIDTVVDLKSSEVLNLDFYMRELNRHTVQVVLQNQITNDPIPNAKIRLWNDYFSFDATTDLNGVCTISNVYEGLWNVLGGTWGMLHTGDSTINIENDKTINLKTEAGYEDQFVIDFGWSVKSEDSLVTWKIGDFKELDPPPSNYPTKDIAEDFGNSCYYTDNFNDGSTLNRIKKNIYLNSPVMNLQPYDEIQLSYHAWAYGGWNDAIKEIYLQLNQELIPLEQISERLDGKFNTKSIFKLNLKGKSRDSVQFVFHLYNNPDSTDMAIGLKGALDGFKLVGTILNETENTTSHPLTFYPNPINNELSIVNTHDTNETIYLYNSMGKLIKKINVGPHQNKMLSMSNMNSGFIYANYYSKEQKQNVTVKLLKK from the coding sequence ATGAAATATACATATGCATATATATTAATATGTATTTTTGTATTGATTCAGTTTTCAATGACTGCTCAAATCAAAAATCATGTAGAACTCCTATCTGTAGTCAAACCTCCTGAAAATTCCAGTAGCATTTGGGGTTACACATCTCCTGCAGGTGAGGAATATGGCATCCTTGGAACCAGCCAGGGTGTGAGAATCTATGCTTTATCAGATCCGACACAACCCAAAGAACTGCTCTTTATAAAAAGCAACGAATGTCTTTGGCGAGAACTCAAATCCTATGAACATTATATTTATGTGGTATCTGAATGTAACGATTCCTTACTCATCATAGATATGTCACAAGTTGATAGTATTCGCTATAAATATGTTGGAACTCTTTATAATAAGAATAATGAACCTACCCTCATGCTAACCTCACATACGATCTATATTGATGACAAGGGATACATTTATTTATGTGGCGCAAGAGATATTGGCAATGGATTCGCAATCTTAGATCCACATCAGGATCCATGGCAACCTACCATACTTTTTGATTATAAGGACGCTTACATGCATGAGGTACATGCTTATAAAGATGTTTTTTATGGTGCAGAACTTTTTAATGGCGTTTTCAGTATTTGGGATATCAAAGATCCCACTTCACCTCTTCGTTTATCAGATCAACAAACCTATAAGCATTTTACACATTCTGTTTGGGTTGAAAAAGACAGACCAATACTCTATACTGCAGATGAAACCAACAAAGCCATCGTTGAAGCTTGGGATGTTTCTGATCCAAACGACATTAAACGTACTGACTATTTCCAAGTTGAAAATGATACAGATCCATTGACGATTCCACATAATGTATTTCACCTACAGGATCACCTTTATATTTCCTGGTACACAGAAGGGGTACGAATACTTGATACCAGATTTCCGGATAATTTAGTTGAGGTGGGTTATTACGATACCTATCCAGATAAGGAAAAAGGATTTCATGGATGTTGGAGTGTATATCCTTATTTTAAATCCGGACTTATCATTGCTTCTGATATCGAATTTGGGATGTATGTAATGCGTTTTGATGGAAATCGAGCTGGATATATTCAAGGCAAAATTCGTGATCAACAGACCGGATTACCGATTTATAATGCATCCATTAAACTGAGCAATGGAACCATAAAACATCAACGTTTTAGTCAACTCAGCGGAATTTACAAAACAGGTTTAAGTGAATCCGGATTAACCCAAATTCATATTGAAAAACCAGGATATCATTCCATTGATACGGTAGTTGATTTAAAATCATCTGAAGTACTGAATTTAGATTTTTACATGCGAGAATTAAATCGGCATACTGTTCAAGTTGTCCTTCAAAATCAAATCACTAATGATCCTATTCCGAATGCTAAAATTCGTTTATGGAATGACTACTTCAGCTTTGATGCAACGACAGATCTTAATGGAGTATGCACCATTAGTAATGTCTATGAAGGCCTTTGGAATGTATTGGGAGGAACATGGGGAATGTTACATACCGGAGATAGTACCATAAATATTGAAAATGACAAAACCATAAATTTAAAAACTGAAGCAGGATATGAGGACCAATTTGTTATTGATTTTGGCTGGTCTGTAAAATCGGAAGATTCATTGGTCACATGGAAAATTGGAGATTTCAAAGAATTAGATCCTCCACCTTCAAATTATCCTACAAAAGACATTGCTGAAGATTTTGGAAATAGTTGTTACTATACAGATAATTTTAATGATGGTAGTACACTAAATCGGATCAAGAAAAATATTTATTTAAATTCTCCTGTTATGAATTTACAACCCTACGATGAAATTCAATTGAGTTATCATGCCTGGGCTTATGGAGGGTGGAATGATGCCATCAAAGAAATTTATTTACAATTAAATCAAGAGCTCATACCCCTGGAACAAATTTCTGAAAGACTAGATGGAAAATTTAATACAAAAAGCATATTCAAATTAAATCTAAAAGGCAAAAGCAGAGATAGTGTCCAATTTGTATTCCATCTATATAATAATCCGGATTCAACAGATATGGCCATTGGCTTGAAAGGTGCTCTTGATGGATTTAAATTGGTGGGTACTATATTAAATGAAACGGAAAATACAACTAGTCATCCTTTAACATTCTATCCCAATCCTATAAACAATGAATTATCAATAGTCAATACTCATGATACGAATGAGACCATTTACCTTTATAATTCAATGGGAAAATTAATTAAAAAAATAAATGTTGGACCTCACCAAAACAAAATGTTATCAATGTCCAATATGAATTCCGGGTTCATTTACGCTAATTATTATTCTAAAGAACAAAAGCAAAATGTCACCGTTAAATTATTAAAAAAATAA
- a CDS encoding gliding motility-associated C-terminal domain-containing protein, translating into MNMLNKFNFLLSCFFLVCLSTMLEAQPLQYFDAKDSVNLREINVHYTSDAGWVNVGTTADSAIIVIKYDHCGRQLYTKKFKVQNYVLSNMRTTMDKTNPSLSDTILITAITKDSLGSGIFCLELHPYKGDVRLPKITTIPNDTIFMNPCISVSGNQRLISFNSGTDSNKLSGHVILLDGNFQQTKSVLLDSNKLVKDIIIKRNGEIVISVDSNLIYGLNDQLDIQYAAKLDSQFIHFNRGLDYATNNEVICSGHFVDAKGDGIIIVRIDKEGKTINHSPEAYTYDAKLEPRITSFIEQGQGSYGYLMSFSKKANSLRKDTSDIAIIRFNSDLTIRNTAFFSRSHHLDYIKSISSDYSVLEENIVFAGVILADSILYFNSKLANDLRINDMKCISAPFNFTYLVPDLKQDTFINAKLSIVSVQGNNSSIFLKSDSISLRRECTYFDFKQGAAMEMGCVGDIKVLRVQPILYSSQDLSNPYVMFNWTGGKTNSPRDGAFVNVTIPSDALTVTTKYCDEISTLTYNLAELDCIQFPNIFVPSSDDVINKDYNPVYSMMNSANINNIEFEIFNRWGHKVFAATDKNAKWDGMVDGNPAPSDTYIYRMVAIYLNGEVRKYKGTFTLIR; encoded by the coding sequence ATGAATATGTTAAATAAGTTTAATTTTTTACTTAGTTGTTTTTTCTTGGTTTGTCTTTCTACTATGTTGGAAGCTCAGCCATTGCAATATTTTGATGCAAAAGATAGTGTTAATCTAAGAGAAATTAATGTGCATTATACTTCCGATGCTGGTTGGGTGAATGTTGGAACTACCGCGGACTCAGCAATTATTGTAATTAAATACGATCACTGCGGCCGCCAATTATATACCAAAAAATTTAAAGTTCAGAATTATGTTTTATCCAATATGAGGACCACAATGGATAAAACAAATCCTTCCTTGAGTGACACCATATTAATTACTGCAATAACAAAAGATAGTTTAGGTTCAGGCATTTTTTGTCTGGAACTTCATCCGTACAAAGGAGATGTTAGATTACCTAAAATAACAACAATACCTAATGATACTATTTTTATGAATCCTTGCATAAGTGTTAGTGGTAATCAAAGATTAATTTCGTTTAATTCTGGAACAGACTCAAACAAGTTATCTGGACATGTAATACTGCTAGATGGAAATTTTCAACAAACAAAATCAGTATTATTAGATTCAAATAAGTTGGTAAAAGATATTATTATTAAAAGGAATGGAGAAATAGTTATATCCGTAGATTCTAATTTAATCTATGGATTGAATGATCAATTAGATATACAATACGCAGCTAAGTTAGATTCTCAGTTTATACATTTTAACAGAGGTTTGGATTATGCTACTAATAATGAAGTAATTTGCAGTGGCCATTTTGTCGATGCTAAAGGAGATGGAATAATTATAGTAAGAATTGATAAAGAGGGAAAAACTATAAATCATTCTCCTGAAGCCTATACTTATGATGCAAAACTTGAACCTAGGATTACATCTTTTATTGAACAAGGTCAAGGTTCTTATGGTTATTTAATGAGTTTTTCTAAAAAAGCAAATAGTCTAAGAAAAGATACTTCCGATATAGCTATTATTCGTTTCAATAGCGATCTAACAATTAGAAATACAGCATTCTTTTCCAGATCTCATCATTTAGATTATATAAAAAGTATTTCAAGTGATTATTCTGTTCTTGAAGAAAATATTGTATTTGCTGGAGTTATTCTTGCTGATTCTATATTATATTTTAACAGCAAATTAGCTAATGATTTGCGCATAAATGATATGAAGTGCATTTCTGCTCCGTTTAACTTTACCTACTTGGTTCCCGATTTAAAACAAGATACTTTTATCAATGCAAAATTATCTATCGTTTCAGTTCAAGGAAATAATTCTTCTATTTTTCTTAAATCAGATTCAATAAGTTTAAGGCGTGAATGCACATACTTTGATTTTAAACAAGGTGCAGCAATGGAGATGGGTTGTGTTGGTGATATAAAAGTACTTAGAGTCCAGCCTATTTTATACAGTAGTCAAGATTTGAGTAATCCATATGTGATGTTTAACTGGACTGGTGGAAAAACCAATAGTCCAAGAGATGGCGCCTTTGTTAATGTAACAATTCCAAGTGATGCATTGACAGTAACCACTAAATATTGTGATGAAATAAGTACACTTACTTATAATTTAGCTGAATTAGATTGTATCCAATTTCCAAACATATTCGTTCCATCAAGCGATGATGTTATCAATAAGGATTACAATCCTGTTTACAGCATGATGAATTCAGCGAACATTAATAATATTGAATTTGAAATTTTTAATCGTTGGGGTCATAAAGTTTTTGCTGCTACTGATAAAAATGCTAAATGGGATGGGATGGTAGATGGTAATCCTGCTCCTTCAGATACTTATATCTATAGAATGGTGGCGATTTATCTTAACGGCGAAGTCCGCAAATACAAAGGAACGTTTACACTCATTCGTTAA
- a CDS encoding GxxExxY protein — MTENEISYAIIGIAIELHSKLGPGLLESVYEHTLAYELRKFGFFVEQQVPIPLIYEDVRLDCGYRLDLRVERKVIIEIKAVDYMPGVHYAQVLTYLKLCNCKLGLLMNFNTVKLKEGIHRMVNGL, encoded by the coding sequence ATGACAGAGAATGAAATTTCTTATGCGATTATTGGCATAGCCATTGAATTGCATTCAAAACTTGGACCTGGATTACTTGAATCCGTTTATGAGCATACACTAGCTTATGAATTGAGAAAATTCGGATTTTTTGTAGAGCAACAAGTACCCATACCATTAATTTATGAAGATGTAAGATTAGATTGTGGCTATAGACTTGACTTGCGCGTTGAAAGGAAAGTAATCATTGAAATTAAAGCGGTAGATTATATGCCAGGTGTGCATTATGCCCAAGTGCTCACTTATTTAAAATTATGCAATTGTAAATTAGGACTCCTTATGAATTTTAACACCGTTAAATTAAAGGAAGGGATCCATAGAATGGTTAATGGTCTCTGA
- a CDS encoding porin family protein, which yields MKKQCLFLSLFVLSLLSTSTFAQDHKMWIGVDLGFNSHKVGDADNTSQFSIAPTFGYHLSEAMAIGIRVGYASPGKDISAFGVNPFFRYGKSIGDKATLFGELGVDYVSGSDKTNASTEIKTSAFGVGISPGVTYMFADNWGLEAHFGHLGFDSESEEIGSADAVKTTNFGLDLTMSSLSFGLTYHF from the coding sequence ATGAAAAAGCAGTGTTTATTTTTAAGTCTTTTTGTGTTAAGTTTATTATCTACTTCAACTTTTGCTCAAGACCACAAAATGTGGATTGGTGTTGATTTAGGCTTTAATTCCCACAAAGTTGGTGATGCAGATAATACATCCCAATTTTCAATTGCTCCAACTTTTGGATACCACCTTAGCGAAGCTATGGCAATAGGAATAAGAGTTGGTTATGCAAGTCCTGGAAAAGATATTTCAGCTTTCGGTGTTAACCCATTTTTCAGATATGGTAAGAGCATAGGTGATAAAGCTACATTATTTGGTGAATTAGGAGTAGACTATGTTTCAGGTTCTGATAAAACAAATGCTTCAACTGAAATCAAAACAAGTGCCTTTGGAGTTGGAATTAGCCCAGGAGTAACTTATATGTTTGCTGACAATTGGGGACTAGAAGCTCATTTTGGACATTTGGGATTTGATTCTGAAAGCGAAGAAATTGGATCAGCTGATGCTGTAAAGACAACTAATTTTGGATTGGATTTAACCATGAGCTCATTATCATTTGGTTTAACTTACCACTTCTAA
- the aroQ gene encoding type II 3-dehydroquinate dehydratase, with protein MDQKPKLKVLIINGPNLNLLGTRLPELYGTLSFEDYLEDLRTEFEGCILDYFQSNQEGDLIDAIQKCKINHDGLIINPGAFTHTSIGIRDAIEAINMPTVEVHISNILEREAFRQNSLISDVCYFSIIGMGMKGYQLAVLRLREILS; from the coding sequence GTGGATCAAAAGCCAAAGCTTAAAGTATTGATTATTAATGGTCCCAATCTCAATTTATTAGGGACCCGTCTGCCTGAATTATATGGGACTTTAAGTTTTGAAGATTATTTAGAGGATCTTCGTACAGAATTTGAAGGTTGTATCCTTGATTATTTTCAATCCAATCAAGAAGGTGATCTCATTGATGCTATACAAAAATGCAAAATCAATCATGATGGCCTAATCATTAATCCAGGCGCATTTACTCATACTTCTATTGGAATTCGTGATGCTATTGAGGCCATTAATATGCCTACTGTTGAAGTTCATATTAGCAATATACTTGAACGTGAAGCTTTTAGACAAAATTCGCTCATAAGTGATGTCTGTTATTTCTCAATTATTGGCATGGGAATGAAAGGTTATCAACTGGCAGTTTTGCGTCTTAGAGAAATATTAAGTTAA